A stretch of DNA from Allomeiothermus silvanus DSM 9946:
ATGCATAAGGCTTATTTCGCTTTAGCCCTTTTCGGCCTCTTGGCCCTGGCCCAAAGCGAAGGCGATACGGGCCTCGCGGAGGCCGGCAGCTACACCCCAGGCCCCTTGGGCCAGATCACCCAGCCCCTGCCCACCCCCGCGGGAGAGGGCTCGGTGTACCGCGTAGGGGCCTACCCCCTCTACACCCCAGAGCTGGCCGATGGCCCCGGAAAGGATCTGGTGCAGGGCTACTGCCAGGTCTGCCACAGCACCACCTACATCACCATGCAGCCCCCGCTGCCCGCGGCTACGTGGCAAGCTGAGGTCACCAAGATGATCAACACCTACGGGGCCCAGATCCCCGAGGATGCTGCTAAGGCTATCACCGCCTATCTGCAAGCCCACTACACCCCGGAGACCCGCAAATGAAGATGAAACCTATCCTCCTATCCTTTCTGGTGCTGGGTGGCCTGGCCGCTGCCCAGGGATTTGATGGGGCTAAACTGTACAGCACAAACTGCTCGGGATGCCACCAGGCGGGCGGCCAGGGTATCCCTGGAGTCTTTCCCCCATTGGCGGGCCACGTGCCTCAGATCCTGGAGGCCAAAGGGGGCCGCGAGTACCTCATCCACGTAATGCTGTATGGCCTTCAGGGCCCCATCGAGGTCAAGGGGACTAAGTACAGCGGTGCCATGCCCGCCTGGGCCCAACTCAAAGACGGCGAGATCGCGGCCATCCTGAACCATATCAGCACCTCCTGGGGCAACAAGTTCCCCGAGGGACAGAAGCCTTTTACCCCCGAAGA
This window harbors:
- a CDS encoding sulfite dehydrogenase (cytochrome) subunit SorB → MHKAYFALALFGLLALAQSEGDTGLAEAGSYTPGPLGQITQPLPTPAGEGSVYRVGAYPLYTPELADGPGKDLVQGYCQVCHSTTYITMQPPLPAATWQAEVTKMINTYGAQIPEDAAKAITAYLQAHYTPETRK
- a CDS encoding c-type cytochrome; this encodes MKPILLSFLVLGGLAAAQGFDGAKLYSTNCSGCHQAGGQGIPGVFPPLAGHVPQILEAKGGREYLIHVMLYGLQGPIEVKGTKYSGAMPAWAQLKDGEIAAILNHISTSWGNKFPEGQKPFTPEEVGAKRAQKLTAAQVLEARKALGLK